A window of Quercus robur chromosome 12, dhQueRobu3.1, whole genome shotgun sequence genomic DNA:
AAAATGAGttaaaggaaaactatttttgatTAACAGAAAAAGTATGATTTATTTTTAGCgattgttttccattaaatttttttagaaaacaattttatatcataataagttaaataagagaagttaaaatactgttttttaacttatttaaagttGCAGTCCAACgtaaaaaaataagatagttttatagaaaatatttttaagaattttctaaaaattgcgGAAACAAATTGAGCGTTATATTTCATTTCGTTTTATCACACGATCTTGGAACAAATAGTGTTCAAGGCATTTATAAGCGTACTACCCCACTCTGTGGCTCGTGCGTCACACATAACAGAGGTTAAAAAATGTTATCCGTAACCACAACTGCATTTGTTTCCAAGGTTCCGAttgcttttccttctcttccACCACCAAATCCAAATGTAAGTACGTGCGGAATAAACAATGATGGGCAAATTGGTCTTCAAAGAGTCACTGCGTCTAAAACTAATAGTCTCAGACTCAGACTAGTCACTAACTCGGTTTCTGGGGATAGCAGTGCCTCAGTTGACGTTGATGTGCCATTCCCTAGTGATTATTTTGAGCTTCTTCAACAAGTAAGCTTCTTTTGAAGTTATTCATAACTTTTGGTgtgtgataataataataataataataataataaaaataagctttttggttcaagtttcaaatttgggtgtatatttgttgtttttgtcGTTGTGTTGCATTTTTTGCATGTACCCATTTGATCGTATTTTAGCTGTACGTAGTATCAGGCTTCTTTTTCATCATGAATAGTTGTATACGAGGGagggaattttttatttttatttttgaagattGGTGTTTCAGGGAAAAACTTTGTTGTGGATCAAATAGTTTCCTTTTTAATATGAGGTGGGAGATGAATGATGATGTGCCAATTCTACCTATAAATTTAACCAAGTAGCACTTGATGATAATGGATGAATCAAACTTAGATGAAAAATGGAAGTACAATGAAAACTCAAATGGAACCTCTTGGAATCTTCAATTAATTGATTAGGATTTGTTTGAATGAATCATCTTTCCTTAGTTGCTATTGCATtactaaaattttatctttttgggCTATTTAACAATGGACAGGCCAGAAAAGCAACTGAATTGGCTTTAAAGGATAACAGACAGTTGATGGTGAGTTAGTACTGGGTAATTTCCATTTGACTGAAAAATGAAAGCTACGAGGTCAATTGTGGGTTGTGACCAAAAAAGTATCTATTACAGGAGATTGAATTTCCAACTGCCGGACTTGAATCTGTACCAGGTTCCCTCCAATTGCcttgtgttatatatatatatatatatatatatatatataactcataTATTGCCTATAACTCTATGTAACTCATATATTCCCATCATCTTATATTGCCAATAACTCTATGTAACTCGTATGTGTCAGGTGATGGGGAAGGAGGAATAGAAATGACTGGAAGTATGCAATTGATTCGTGAATTTTGTGACAGCTTCATAAATCCAGAGAAAGCCACACGCACCAGAATCGTAAGCTTCTTCGTTTAGATCAGTACTCTCTACTTTGTCATTTGTGGTGAATCAATGCTTCACATTATTCTGAAAATAAGTACAAGATATGGGAGTCATTAAACCGGACCTTAAAATCCTTTCAATTACATATTAGAGAAGATGCTATTTTCTTTGACCAGCTCTGTGTCTTCTGTTTGAACTCATTGATCAATATTTCAAAAGCTATGTATGCTTCCCATAACTGATAAAGAGACTACTTTtcatattgtaaaatgatatgtaattgaaaattatatattctcTGATCTGTTAATTGCTTCTAACATGAATTATAGcgtttttgaacttatttaCGATGGATTCTATTGCAGTTTTTATATTAACAAGTAAGTAATTATATAAATTGAGGAACGATAAGGAGTAAACTAATGACTATAGATATGATAAAGATCTAAATCTAACTGTAAACGAAGTATATTCTGTAGCTTTATCTAAATGTTTTCTCGAGAATTGTGAATCAATGAAATCCAACTGTAATGTTCTCTGCATAGTTTATTTGACTCATATCCTCGGTTAGTTGGACTGTTTTTATTGATACTAGACCAATCTATGGCAAAGCTTGCAGATGCAAGGGGGTTTGTGAAATGGCAGTAATTATGGATGCTTCAACATATGATCTTAATTAACTAGTATATTTTATTCCTGTGTGACAGTCACAACAACATTTCATATTCTAGCCATTTTCTTATTGGGCTTTTATTCTCTCATGTCAGTTTTTTCACATTGGTTATTGCACATCcacttttatatattaaaatgtgGACATTCTCACATCAATTATAGATGTGTGTGAAATAATGAATGTAAACCAATGAAATGAATCACGAACACAGACACAGGTATGGATACGACACGGTGACACAAgcaatttatgaaaaattataacatgaaacAACCAGTACGACACCAGTATGACACAGGTACGACATGTGTACAGCACTCTAAATGAAGTGTTTGTGCTTCCTAGATGTAAACTAGTGTGAAAggatattttccttttcttatttttgtcaacttGTTTCAACATCACCATTAGATGTGTAGAGGTTTGGATGTGAGTTAAATTTGTCCCATCTTAGTTCTCTCATAGTCTTCTTTGAAATTGGCAGCAATAGAatttcatgttgaaatatttttcaGTTCTATGTGATACTGTGGAATTAGGAGAGGATGAGACATTGAGAGCTTCCATGTCCATTGCGTTGCTACAGACATTTCCTTTGTGAGGGGCTCCATAGGTATGGTTTTGTGTGGGGAAGTGATACTTCTAACATTGTTCTGCAAcccaaaagagaaagaaaaatgaaaaagattgtACGTGCAAGTAATTTGGTAAAGTTACCAAGAATATGTTTTGGGATTTGAAAGCTTTGACAACAGATCAAGTGCTAAAAGAGCGGTATGACAGTTTTTGGTGCAGTTGCTACCTTTTGGGATCATGGTAGTGACAAAGATGATACATGGAATCTTTACACAAACATTGAATAgttattgggaaaccaacttaaaatgtttttaacttttggagATATGCTATCAAATGGTACtgttaattaattagtttaCTGGAAGCTCATATTGGGgtctttttcctccttttttctgCTCTTTTACTTTCCCTCCTCTATTTCTTTgccacagtttttttttttttttttaatgttaaattggtcaaaaattttattaattgcaTCTGATTCAACATTTAGTGACTGGCtaactttaataaaatgatatatattattgaatCTACATTTTTCCTTAAGAATTCCAAAATAGTTTTTTGGATCTCTTTCAGTATAGGAATGATGAAAATATaggaaacaaaagaaataaataagagaAGAGGGAAACATTGctgttatatatttttcctaaaGATCAACCCTTAGGATTGCAAATATCAAATTAAGACTGGGGAGTAGCATCATTGCAGATGGGGTTTAGCCATGGAAAGGGCCAAAAGTTTGATTGGACAATTGGTTTCAAggcattttatttatttataaggttGGCCTTATTGATTAATGTGTAGTTACTTACACTAGTTGCAATCTTTTGTCTTATTAAAAATTCTCTTTTGCTTTTGTCTGTTATCtaaatttattatcattttattatttcataGTTTATAATATGTGACTTTAATTTAAGATGCATCATAAGCACCATACTAGTAACACGGGCTAAAATCCCATTAAATGCTAACTTTCTTTTGTGCATCAGTAAAGAGCTGTGACCAAATAAGGCTTTAGTTCTCTGTTAACCCTAGTTGACTTTGGATGGCTTCCTCTGAATATACTTTGTCTATTGTAAGCTGTGTGGGAAAGAGTTTCAAACCGCGGCACCTAGGTTTCTTTGTTAGTGTGCTTTTGTGAAAGTCTTTGGGTATATATGGGCTTATGAATTTCTTGAAAGAGTTCTTGTGCCATATTTGTAATCTTACTATTACTTGGTGACTTTCTCCTCTTTGCCACCCTTGGACATAGGCATATTGCTGAACTAAATAAATTCTTGCGTTCTGCATGTGTGCttgttgatttatttttctttaactgtTATTGGTTTGAATCCTTGAAATGCTACTTCACAATATTGTTATGTCTCATTAGCTGTATTTAATTCTAACAGCTAATTTATTTATACAAacctttacataaaaattttcagttcTTCCCAGAGGCCAGTGAAGTTCAATTTGCAAGACAATCAGCCTTTGGAGGAGCCTCCTTTAAGTTGGACTATTTGACGAAGCCATCATTTTTTGAGGATTTTGGTTTTTCCGAAAAGGTGAAAATGGCAGATCGAGTGAAGCCAGAGGATGAACTGTTCTTGGTTGCCTATCCATATTTCAATGTCAATGGTAGCTTCAAATATCCCAACTTTTTTATATCACCCCAGAATTTTTATGTCTGGTATTCTCTTGCATTTCAGAAATGCTTGTGGTAGAAGAGCTGTACAAAGAAGCTGTTGAGAACACAGCCAGAAAACTGATTATTTTTAATGGAGAACTTGACCGTATAAGATCTGGATGTATCCTACGTcaaatttacttttttcttttatatacttGATCTTGAATTTAGAGTACTCAGTTATTTGCTCAAGTTAGGTGCTAGGTAAAAGTTTCTCGATACACACCATTATATTGGGTTTTACTAAAGTAATAAGCACTCAATTTACTAATTGTCCATGATTGGCATTCTTCCATTCCTCTTCAAAAGCACCACTTGGaagtgaaaaataaagattttcCTTTTGGTTGAAAATTCACATAGTTGTGCCCACTGgaacttattggtgatttgtcccaaaatataaaaagattcaTAATGAAGAGTTGATTAAGTTGTATAGTGTTTCAACTTGCAAATGAATTATAAGAAGCAAGTTGGTCCACCTGCTGGATTCTGTAGTGCCTTTTTACTCTACTCAGACAACAATTGTTCTCGAAGAATTAATTGCTTTGTCCTGAGCTGGCCAAACTTCCAAACCTTGTGCCCAGTGCCCATGATGTAGACTTTTTGTTAGCATCTGCAGTATTAAATTGTGATTTAAGATCTACTCACACAACAATGTCCTTGAATGAATTAAGATTATCCATCTTTCTTCTACCCGAAGCTGGCCAAACTTTCCAAGACCCTCCTGCCTATGATGGAGACTGTATATTACATTCACAATTTCAAGGGACGCAATGGAGGAATCCTTTTCAGGTCTTGTAATGCCAATCACTGCAAATTACATGGTTTTatatagtagaatttctattttcttttacttgtcaagaaaaaaaaatttgctatttTTTAGTGCTttcaacacttaaaaaaaaaaaaaaaaaattgtgggtaGTACTATTTTACTGCTGCATTGAACAttactttctattttattttattttttaaaatgtttctttaGGTGCTACCCTGGTCCCTGGAAGGTCCTAAGAAAAGTGGGGAGTAAATATATATGTCTACATCAGCAGGAAGTTATGCCATCCCTCAAGGAAGTTGCCTTGGATATTCTAATCTCAGCTTGAGACGTCTGGTACAACCTATTCTTTGAGCAAGTTCAGTTTATTATACATTAGTAGTCAAGAAATTCCATGCTCCTTTTATATGTTTGACCTGTCAAtttaacagaaaataaattcttaaaaattactaatattaataggacaaaacttatatatagtATCTTAGTTTCTGTTCTTTAGGttcctcttttaaattttagccACCTGTCTACTTAAATAAAAAAGCTAACAGCCATTTAACACCATAtggttctttctttcttttttttgttagacATTAAAGCCCATTTAGAAAATCTTTGAATCCCATCCTCTTCCAATTTCTCAGTTCTCACCCAAAATCCCCAATCTCACACTTCTAAATCAATCTCAAGAAATGGGAACAACTTTCGCCACAGACCCCGCCCAAAGCTGATTTTTGTCAAGTTCTGGCTTGTGAAATGAATCTAGAAACTTTGCAGGCTGGATTTGTTGGGCACGCAAgagttttaaactttaaagttgaTTACAATCTCTTCAATGTTGGGCTCATGAAGCTCCACATTTCAAAATGCGAGACTCAGCATTAATGTTTATTCAAAACACATGCTGTTTATGCAAACCAGAGCAAAGTGAACATAAAGAAAGGAAATGAACCATTGTGTTTGATTGATTTCTGGATGCAAGAGACTGTGAAAGAGTTGGCAGCTTTAGCTGAAGTCGGcgaaacaacaaaaatatttcttttttggtgctGGACATTTTTTGTAGTTAGTACTCAGGGACTAATCAAAGAAAACATTGTTGTTTTTCTCAATCTGGGTTTTAGGGTTCCTGTTTTCAGATTTTAATTCATTTCCTTTGGGATTTTTAGGGGGGTTTGACTCAACATGCCTGACCgcaattgaagaaaaaatctaTGATGAAAATTCGTATTATATACCCCGATCCTTATGCCACCATTTCCTAAAGCAACGATGAAGAAGAATATGAGTTTAAGACAAATGATTCAATGGGTTTTATAGCAATGTCGAGGAGATTTTGCTTCTAGGACTTCAACATGATTCATATACAGATACTTGTCCACTGCCTCACACTGGACAGTGGACTTCGTCACTCCTCTGGGTTGTGATTCTCCAAAAGAAGTATGAGAAGATTGATAGTGAGAAGTTGGAAGACATTGGGGCTATGTGGTTTTTctaaatgagttttattttcttaagagaagaaaagaactaGACGGTGTTAACGCTCTGCTATATCTATTATTTAAATAGATAGGTGGGTGAATTTTAAAAGGGGTTCCTAAGGAACAATAGCTAAGGCattatatctaagttttgcccaTATCAATATGAAAACACTAGCTGCAGCTGCACAGTCAGGGAAGGAATTTTCTTGAAGATCACATACCATCTTTTATTTATGTGTGTTTCTAAGCTTCATGATCAAATGCTTTGATTTCATAGGTTTCTTAGATAAAATTTTGTGGAGCAATCTACTGGCCAGTGTCTTGAAATAAATTTCCCGTTTGGTAATTTTCTTAGTATTTGGGTTACTCTATGGTACTATGACATTTTTCTATTGTCCCTTAAATTTATCTCCATTAGCTCCTGAATAATGAACTTTCTGTCTGCATGTTTTGTCTTGGAGGCGTGTTGTACATGTGTTTTCCTGATCCAACTGAATATTCATTCATTTCAATCTTTTGATTTATGTGCAGTTTTT
This region includes:
- the LOC126709186 gene encoding protein LPA3-like, yielding MLSVTTTAFVSKVPIAFPSLPPPNPNVSTCGINNDGQIGLQRVTASKTNSLRLRLVTNSVSGDSSASVDVDVPFPSDYFELLQQARKATELALKDNRQLMEIEFPTAGLESVPGDGEGGIEMTGSMQLIREFCDSFINPEKATRTRIFFPEASEVQFARQSAFGGASFKLDYLTKPSFFEDFGFSEKVKMADRVKPEDELFLVAYPYFNVNEMLVVEELYKEAVENTARKLIIFNGELDRIRSGYYPSFFYPKLAKLSKTLLPMMETVYYIHNFKGRNGGILFRCYPGPWKVLRKVGSKYICLHQQEVMPSLKEVALDILISA